One genomic segment of candidate division KSB1 bacterium includes these proteins:
- the rpsT gene encoding 30S ribosomal protein S20: protein MAQHKSAIKRIRQDEKKRLRNKSYKSKLKTETKKFLALDSKEKAEPQLRVVESLLDRLATKRVIHPNNAANKKSHLAHSLAKLA from the coding sequence ATGGCACAACATAAATCAGCAATAAAAAGAATTCGTCAAGACGAAAAAAAAAGACTTAGAAATAAGTCATATAAATCCAAATTAAAAACAGAAACAAAAAAATTCTTAGCATTAGATTCCAAGGAAAAAGCAGAACCACAATTGCGAGTTGTAGAATCATTGTTAGACAGGCTGGCAACTAAAAGGGTTATACATCCGAATAACGCTGCCAATAAAAAGTCACACTTGGCTCATTCATTAGCAAAGTTAGCATAA
- the guaB gene encoding IMP dehydrogenase: protein MNNEKILKEGLTFDDVLLVPAESAVIPKETDVKTRISRNIQLNIPLVSAAMDTVTEAKLAIALARAGGIGIVHKNMGIQQQATEVDKVKRSESGMMIDPVTLPPGARVKDALAIMERYRISGVPVIEGKKLVGILTNRDLRFGVDFNLPISELMTKDNLVTAPVGTSMKDAEKLLHHHRIEKLLIVDSQFQLKGLITVKDIQKKVMYPNACKDSHGRLRVGAAVGVRSNTLERVSALTEMEVDVVVVDTAHGHSKDVLQTVETIRRQFPNIELIAGNIATSQAAEALIDAGVDAIKIGIGPGSICTTRVIAGVGVPQITAIMDCVKVTDIHNIPIIADGGIRNTGDIAKAIAAGAHSIMIGSLFAGLEESPGETILYEGRSYKTYRAMGSIAAMKEGSADRYFQDDEQKKFVPEGIEGRVPYRGKLADAVLQMVGGLQASMGYCGARDVEEMRTKTQFIRMTAAGLRESHPHDIIITKEAPNYQVS from the coding sequence ATGAATAATGAAAAAATACTAAAAGAAGGTTTAACATTTGATGATGTTCTTCTTGTTCCTGCCGAATCTGCAGTGATCCCGAAAGAGACAGATGTTAAAACCAGAATTTCACGCAATATTCAATTGAATATTCCATTGGTAAGTGCGGCAATGGATACGGTTACAGAGGCAAAACTGGCGATAGCCCTGGCACGCGCTGGTGGGATTGGGATTGTGCATAAAAATATGGGGATCCAGCAACAAGCAACTGAAGTTGACAAAGTTAAACGTTCTGAAAGCGGTATGATGATTGACCCGGTTACTTTGCCACCAGGAGCGAGGGTCAAAGATGCGCTGGCAATCATGGAGCGTTATCGTATTTCAGGTGTGCCTGTTATAGAAGGGAAAAAGCTGGTCGGAATTTTAACAAACCGGGATTTGCGTTTTGGCGTCGATTTTAATTTACCCATTTCTGAATTGATGACAAAGGATAATTTGGTGACCGCTCCAGTTGGCACTTCGATGAAAGACGCAGAAAAACTGCTCCACCATCATCGTATCGAGAAGTTACTCATCGTCGATTCTCAATTCCAACTTAAAGGTTTGATAACTGTAAAGGATATCCAAAAGAAGGTAATGTATCCAAATGCATGTAAAGATAGCCATGGCCGTTTAAGAGTTGGCGCAGCAGTTGGTGTTAGAAGCAATACTTTGGAAAGGGTTTCGGCTTTAACAGAAATGGAAGTGGATGTGGTTGTCGTTGATACTGCTCATGGTCATTCAAAAGACGTTTTGCAAACTGTTGAAACGATTCGCCGGCAATTCCCCAACATTGAATTGATAGCCGGCAATATTGCGACATCCCAGGCTGCGGAGGCGCTCATTGATGCCGGAGTAGATGCTATTAAAATCGGCATCGGACCAGGATCTATTTGTACGACACGTGTTATTGCCGGTGTCGGAGTGCCGCAAATCACCGCAATAATGGATTGTGTTAAAGTGACAGACATTCATAACATTCCGATAATTGCCGATGGCGGAATACGAAATACGGGCGACATTGCAAAGGCAATTGCTGCAGGAGCGCATTCTATTATGATTGGTAGTTTGTTCGCAGGATTAGAAGAAAGTCCCGGGGAGACCATTTTGTATGAAGGCAGGAGCTATAAAACGTATCGGGCTATGGGTTCCATTGCTGCCATGAAAGAAGGCAGTGCAGATCGCTATTTTCAGGATGATGAGCAGAAAAAGTTTGTTCCGGAAGGAATCGAAGGACGCGTACCTTATCGAGGGAAATTAGCCGATGCCGTCTTGCAAATGGTTGGTGGTTTGCAAGCCTCCATGGGATACTGTGGGGCTCGAGATGTTGAGGAAATGAGAACAAAAACTCAATTTATTAGAATGACTGCAGCGGGTTTAAGAGAAAGCCACCCCCATGACATCATCATCACCAAGGAAGCGCCTAATTACCAGGTTAGTTAA
- the hutH gene encoding histidine ammonia-lyase — MNEIKFNGEELTLGQLWQISMENAKVVIDEKSFKIVDRSREIVDRAIQKNQIIYGITTGFGKLSDIQISPKDITQLQINLLRSHCAGVGRPAPPSVCRAMMALKLNNLLRGFSGVRREVIIQLQEFLNRGILPVIPSKGSAGASGDLAPLAHMSLVLIGEGEVKINGESVNGAEVLKKFDLQPIELQAKEGLSLINGTQYMTAIAALVVFRAKWFVKTADIIAAMTVDGMKATPVAFDSRIQAIRNQVGQMESAQNLTALIAGSEIRLSHVECSKIQDAYSIRCIPQVHGSCRDAIRYVSEIVEREINAVTDNPIVFPVEGEIVSGGNFHGAPISMVLDFLAIAIAEYASISERRIALMMDSNFSELTDFLTPKPGLNCGFMLAQVTAASLVSENKTLCHPASIDTIPTSANKEDHVSMGANAANKMLQVLENTENVLAIELLCAAQSIDLRAPLLPGNGITKAHNHLRNKVSFLDQDRILSKDIEIANNLISSFSLVQEVEKEIQMQ, encoded by the coding sequence ATGAATGAAATAAAATTTAATGGTGAAGAGTTAACCCTTGGCCAACTGTGGCAAATTTCCATGGAAAACGCCAAAGTTGTCATCGATGAAAAGTCTTTTAAAATTGTTGACAGATCGAGAGAAATTGTAGATAGGGCAATTCAGAAAAACCAAATTATCTATGGAATAACAACTGGTTTTGGCAAACTAAGCGATATCCAAATCTCGCCTAAAGATATCACTCAATTACAAATTAATTTGTTAAGAAGCCATTGTGCAGGAGTTGGCCGGCCGGCGCCTCCTTCGGTTTGTCGGGCAATGATGGCCTTGAAGCTAAACAATCTTCTTCGCGGATTTTCAGGCGTCCGAAGGGAAGTAATCATACAATTACAGGAATTTTTGAATCGAGGTATTTTACCTGTTATTCCAAGCAAAGGTAGTGCGGGTGCCTCCGGAGATTTAGCGCCATTGGCTCATATGTCCTTGGTTTTGATTGGCGAAGGCGAGGTCAAGATAAATGGGGAAAGTGTTAATGGTGCAGAGGTGTTAAAAAAATTTGATTTACAGCCCATAGAATTGCAAGCTAAAGAAGGACTATCCCTGATTAACGGCACACAGTACATGACTGCAATAGCAGCATTAGTGGTTTTTCGAGCAAAGTGGTTCGTCAAAACTGCTGACATCATTGCGGCTATGACAGTGGATGGAATGAAAGCCACGCCTGTTGCTTTCGATTCTCGCATTCAGGCAATTCGCAACCAGGTGGGGCAGATGGAGAGCGCTCAAAATCTTACCGCTTTGATTGCTGGCAGCGAAATCAGGTTATCCCATGTGGAGTGCTCAAAAATACAAGACGCTTATTCGATTCGATGCATACCTCAGGTACATGGCAGTTGCCGGGATGCAATCAGGTATGTTTCAGAGATCGTTGAACGGGAAATTAATGCAGTAACAGATAATCCAATTGTGTTTCCGGTGGAAGGTGAAATTGTGTCGGGTGGTAATTTTCATGGAGCACCAATCTCAATGGTATTGGATTTCCTGGCTATTGCAATCGCCGAATATGCCAGTATCTCCGAACGCAGAATAGCACTAATGATGGACTCTAATTTTAGTGAATTAACAGATTTTCTAACTCCAAAACCCGGTTTGAATTGTGGTTTCATGTTAGCGCAAGTCACGGCTGCATCTTTGGTTTCTGAAAACAAAACATTGTGTCACCCAGCCAGTATCGATACCATTCCAACATCTGCGAACAAGGAAGATCATGTCAGTATGGGAGCGAATGCCGCTAATAAAATGTTGCAAGTTCTTGAAAATACTGAAAATGTGTTGGCAATCGAATTATTGTGTGCTGCACAAAGCATCGATTTGCGAGCTCCGCTTCTTCCAGGCAATGGTATTACAAAAGCTCACAACCATCTGCGTAATAAAGTGTCTTTTTTGGATCAAGATAGAATTTTGTCAAAAGATATTGAAATAGCAAACAATCTTATTTCAAGTTTTAGCTTGGTTCAAGAAGTTGAAAAAGAAATACAAATGCAGTGA